A stretch of Cicer arietinum cultivar CDC Frontier isolate Library 1 chromosome 5, Cicar.CDCFrontier_v2.0, whole genome shotgun sequence DNA encodes these proteins:
- the LOC101505126 gene encoding F-box/kelch-repeat protein At3g23880-like: MEVKTAIKKQRLTTTMEETLTSPPLPTLSFDLIEEILYRLPVKSLIQFQCVCKSWKSLISDDPKFAKKHLHMSITSPRQSRHHLIVNFNCSSCNGKFWDSPISSVFEAATDDYIAQTKLCYPSILKFGSFKAVGSCHGILCIATQDYFVFWNPSVGQFNISQPPLDYYYNIIVYGFGYDHLIDNYKVVVVYCYDSESDSSDEDNGDDDEGFSKTQVMVHTLGTDGWRRIHEFPYSVIPFGEWGKFVGGAINWLASEDGSEFSYSFSIVSLDLGNESYQEILQPDYGEVNVVSLTLGVLRDCLCIFAHGESFIDVWIMKEYGKKESWNKLFTVPFIEDLGFYPVIKVAYIYEDEQVLLVSRDALKPKLVVYDYRSDTFKLPEIENIDAAIVPTVYVESLISPCGMQTLAVT; encoded by the coding sequence ATGGAAGTAAAAACCGCCATCAAGAAGCAACGATTAACAACCACTATGGAGGAAACCCTAACATCACCTCCGCTTCCCACTCTCTCCTTCGATCTCATTGAAGAAATTCTCTATAGGTTACCAGTGAAATCCCTAATTCAATTTCAATGCGTATGCAAATCTTGGAAATCTTTAATCTCTGACGATCCCAAATTCGCCAAGAAGCATCTTCATATGTCAATCACCTCCCCTCGTCAAAGCCGCCACCACCTCATCGTAAACTTCAATTGCTCATCTTGTAATGGTAAATTTTGGGATTCACCAATTTCATCTGTTTTTGAAGCTGCCACCGACGATTACATCGCGCAAACGAAGCTTTGTTACCCTTCCATTCTGAAATTTGGATCTTTTAAAGCTGTTGGTTCTTGTCACGGCATTCTCTGTATTGCAACTCaagattattttgttttttggaaCCCTTCCGTTGGACAATTCAATATATCGCAACCAcctttagattattattataacataatAGTGTATGGATTTGGTTATGATCATTTAATTGATAATTACAAGGTGGTGGTTGTTTATTGCTATGATAGTGAAAGTGATAGTAGTGATGAGGATaatggtgatgatgatgaggGTTTTAGTAAAACTCAAGTGATGGTTCATACTTTAGGTACTGATGGTTGGAGAAGGATTCATGAGTTTCCTTATAGTGTGATACCATTTGGTGAATGGGGGAAATTCGTTGGTGGTGCTATTAATTGGTTGGCGTCTGAGGATGGGAGTGAATTTAGCTATTCGTTTTCCATTGTTTCACTTGATTTAGGGAACGAGTCTTATCAAGAGATTTTGCAGCCTGATTATGGTGAGGTGAATGTAGTTAGTTTGACGTTAGGTGTGTTGAGGGATTGTTTGTGTATCTTTGCTCATGGTGAGTCCTTTATTGATGTTTGGATTATGAAGGAATATGGAAAGAAAGAGTCTTGGAATAAATTATTCACCGTTCCTTTTATTGAAGATCTTGGTTTTTATCCCGTTATTAAGGTAGCATATATTTATGAAGATGAACAAGTGTTGCTGGTGTCTAGAGATGCATTGAAGCCGAAGTTGGTTGTTTATGATTATAGAAGTGATACTTTTAAACTTCCCGAGATTGAAAACATCGATGCTGCGATTGTTCCAACTGTCTATGTTGAGAGTTTGATATCACCTTGCGGAATGCAGACATTGGCTGTCACTTGA